AATACTTAGGTGAAGATGTTACAGAGGCTGTTATTACAGTGCCAGCATACTTTTCAGATAGTCAACGTCAGGCAACCAAAGATGCCGGTAGAATTGCTGGACTTGATGTAAAAAGGATTATCAATGAGCCAACTGCAGCATCATTAGCTTATGGCTTAGAAGATGATAAAGAACAGACTATACTAGTTTTTGATCTCGGTGGGGGAACTTTTGACGTTTCCATCTTAGAATTAGGTGATGGTGTTTTTGAAGTTATCTCAACAAGTGGTGACAATAATCTTGGTGGAGATGACTTTGATGAAAAAGTTATGGATTATTTAGCAGATGAGTTTAAAAAAGAATATGGTGTAGATCTTAGAAATGATAAAATGGCTATGCAGCGTTTAAAAGATGCAGCAGAAAAAGCCAAAAAAGAGCTTTCAACTGTTATGACTACAAATATTAATCTACCTTTTATTACTCAAACAGAAGATGGTCCTAAACATCTTGATGTAGATTTAAGCAGAGCTAAATTTGATGAAATTACATCAGACTTAGTTGAAAGAACTATGGGGCCAAGTAAAAGGGCTTTAGAAGATGCTGGCTACAGTCCATCTGAAATTCATGAGGTTATTTTAGTTGGAGGATCAACTAGGATTCCAGCTGTACAGGAAGCTGTTAAAAAGTTAATAGGTAAAGACCCTCATAAAGGTATTAATCCTGACGAGGTTGTAGCTATGGGTGCAGCAATTCAGGGTGGTGTAATGGCTGGTGATGTAGATGATATTGTTCTACTAGATGTAACTCCATTATCCTTAGGTATTGAGACTCTTGGTGGTGTATTTACAAAGCTTATTGATAGAAATACTACTATACCAACTGAGAAGAGTAAGGTATTCTCAACGGCTGCAGATAATCAGCCTAGTGTTGATATTCATGTCTTACAGGGTGAAAGAAAAATGGCAAATGCCAATAAGACTTTAGGCCGTTTCCAATTAACTGATATACCTCCTGCACCAAGAGGTGTACCACAAATTGAAGTTACTTTCAAGATAGATACCAATGGTATTGTTCATGTATCAGCTAAAGATAAAGGAACAGGAAATGAACAAAACATTACTATAAAATCATCATCAGGTTTATCTGATGAAGAAATAGATGATATGGTAAATCAAGCTAAAGCTCATGAAGAGGAAGATAAAAAACGTCTAGAAGAAATTGAAACTAGGAATGAGGCAGATAGTCTAGTTTATCAGACTGAAAAAACATTGAAAGATGCTGGAGATAAAGTAGATCAAGAAGTAAAAGATAAAGTAGAAAAAGCTAAAGATGAATTGAAAGAAGCTATTGAAAGTGATGATATTGATGAAATTAAGGCAAAGAAAGAAGCCTTAACAGAGATATTAACAGAGTTAAGTACACAGATGTATCAACAGGCACAAGAAGCTCAACAAGCACAGCAGGGTCAAGAAGCCGGTAATGAAGGCGCTGATACAGATGATGATGCTGTTGATGTTGATTTTGAAGAAGTTGATGATGAAGATAAAGAATAAGAAACAAATTTCTTTTTAAGTAAATTGATATAATTGTTTAATATAAGGGGGAGAATTTCTCCCCTTTTTTCTAAGTTTATGTAGGGTGGTGAGATTTTTGGCAAGCAAAAGAGATTATTATGAAATACTTGGTGTTAGCCGTGATGCTGACAAAGACGAAATAAAAAAAGCCTATCGTAAAAAGGCTAGAAAGTTACATCCTGATGTAAATAAAGATGATCCAAATGCAGAGGATAAGTTCAAAGAATTATCTGAAGCATATGAGATATTAAGTGATCCTAATAAGAAAGCTAGATATGATCAATATGGTCATTCTGGAATTAATGACAATGATTTTAACTTTGATGATTTTGCCAGCGGCGGTTTCGGTGGCTTTGAAGATATATTTGATATGTTTTTTGGTGGCGGTAGAGGTGGTAGAAGACGTGGTCCTCAAAGAGGTAGTGATCTACAGTATCGATTGCAAATAGACTTTGAAAAAGCAGCATTTGGAGGTTCAGAAGAAATTACTATTCCGAGGACAGAAAGTTGTTCAACCTGTAATGGTAGTGGTGCTAAACCAGGTACTGATAGTAAAACCTGTACTAAATGTCATGGTAGTGGTCAAATAAGAACGACACAGCAAACTCCTTTTGGACAATTTGCTCAGACTAGAGTATGTGATCGTTGTGGTGGCGAAGGTCAGATTGTAGAAACTCCTTGTTCTGATTGTAATGGAAATGGTAAAGTACGAAAGCAGCGAAAATTAACAGTTAATATACCTGCTGGAGTAGAAACAGGTACTAGATTAAGAATGACAGGTGAAGGCCAAGCAGGAGATAAAGGTGCAGCAAATGGTGATTTATATATTGTAATACAGGTGAAATCCCATAAGATATATACACGTCAAGGGGATGATGTTCTATGTGAAGTACCAATAAGTTTTGTTCAGGCGACCTTAGGTGATGAAATAGAAGTTCCTACATTAGAGGGTAAAGTTAAGTTTAAAATCCCGGAAGGAACACAACCAGGCACTTCTTTTAGGCTAAAAAATAAAGGGATAGCTCATTTGAATGGATATGGACGTGGTGATCAATATATTAAAGTTAAGGTTATTATCCCTAAATCTTTAAATTCAAAACAAAAGGAACTTTTAATGCAGTTTGCAGAACAAAGTGGAGATGAAATTAATCCAGAAGAAAAAAGCTGGTTAAAAAAAGTTAGAGATGTTTTAGGAGTGTGATAGATGAACTGGAAGGAAGTAGTATTAAAAGTAAATCAGGAAGCTGTAGAAGCTATTGCAAATATTTTAAATGAACTAGGCGCTGGTGGTGTGGTAATTGACACAGAGGGAAATAAAGAAATTTTAAAAGCCTATTATTATAACGATGCTGACTTCCCTTTGCTTATGGATAAATTAAAAAATAAAGTCAATAAATTATATGAATATGATTTATTAAAAGAAGCGTCTTTTACTATAAATGAAACCCGGCATGAAGATTGGGCCAATAACTGGCATGATTATTTTAAAGCAATTAAAATAGGAGAGAAATTTATTATTTCACCTTCATGGGAAAAAAATGTAGAAAGTGACCGAATGCTCATTGAAATTGATCCTGGTATGGCTTTTGGTGTTGGTAGCCATGAAACTACTCAAATGTGTATCCAATTCTTAGAAGAATATATACAAGATTCAAAGTATGATATTAGAAATATGTTGGATATAGGAACTGGAACAGGAATATTAGCTATTGCTGCAGCCTATCTTGGTTTAAATGAAATACTAGGAATAGACATTGATCCTGCAGCTGTTAATGCTGCAAAAGAAAATATTAAAATAAATGCTGTTGAAAATAAAATTATAATAAAAAAAGGTGACTTAAGTCAAGATATTACTGGTGTTTATTCGATAATTACTGCAAACCTTTTGCCTAATTTAATTATTGAATTACTTCCCTCCATTCCTGCTTTAATGGATAATAACAGTATATTAATATTATCAGGAATAATTAGAGAAAAAAAAGATATTATATTAGAAAAAATGAAGAGTTTAAACTTGACAGCAATTGATGAGAAAGTTATGAATGATTGGCTTAGTTTAGTAGTTGTAAAAAGTAGGTGATAAATATAATGCATAGGTTTTTTCTTAATAATAATAATGTAATAGAGGGTAAAGTGGTTAAGATTACAGGAAGTGATTTTAACCACATTTCTTATTCACTAAGAATGGATATTGGTGATCAAATCATTGCAAGTGATGGAAAAGGTTTTGATTATCAGCTTGAAATAATTTATATAGGGGAAAAAGAGATTGAAGCTGAAATAATTAATAAAAGTCAAAATTTCAATGAACCAGATATTAAAGTAACAATTGCACAAGCTATTCCTAAGAAAAACAATATGGATTTGATTGTACAAAAATGTACGGAAATT
This region of Halanaerobiaceae bacterium ANBcell28 genomic DNA includes:
- the dnaJ gene encoding molecular chaperone DnaJ, which codes for MASKRDYYEILGVSRDADKDEIKKAYRKKARKLHPDVNKDDPNAEDKFKELSEAYEILSDPNKKARYDQYGHSGINDNDFNFDDFASGGFGGFEDIFDMFFGGGRGGRRRGPQRGSDLQYRLQIDFEKAAFGGSEEITIPRTESCSTCNGSGAKPGTDSKTCTKCHGSGQIRTTQQTPFGQFAQTRVCDRCGGEGQIVETPCSDCNGNGKVRKQRKLTVNIPAGVETGTRLRMTGEGQAGDKGAANGDLYIVIQVKSHKIYTRQGDDVLCEVPISFVQATLGDEIEVPTLEGKVKFKIPEGTQPGTSFRLKNKGIAHLNGYGRGDQYIKVKVIIPKSLNSKQKELLMQFAEQSGDEINPEEKSWLKKVRDVLGV
- the prmA gene encoding 50S ribosomal protein L11 methyltransferase, with translation MNWKEVVLKVNQEAVEAIANILNELGAGGVVIDTEGNKEILKAYYYNDADFPLLMDKLKNKVNKLYEYDLLKEASFTINETRHEDWANNWHDYFKAIKIGEKFIISPSWEKNVESDRMLIEIDPGMAFGVGSHETTQMCIQFLEEYIQDSKYDIRNMLDIGTGTGILAIAAAYLGLNEILGIDIDPAAVNAAKENIKINAVENKIIIKKGDLSQDITGVYSIITANLLPNLIIELLPSIPALMDNNSILILSGIIREKKDIILEKMKSLNLTAIDEKVMNDWLSLVVVKSR
- the dnaK gene encoding molecular chaperone DnaK; this encodes MGKIIGIDLGTTNSCVAVIEGGEPTVIPNAEGNRTTPSVVAYSKKGERIVGEPAKRQAITNPDQTVASIKRHIGTNYTVNLNNKDQTPQEVSAMILQKLKRDAEEYLGEDVTEAVITVPAYFSDSQRQATKDAGRIAGLDVKRIINEPTAASLAYGLEDDKEQTILVFDLGGGTFDVSILELGDGVFEVISTSGDNNLGGDDFDEKVMDYLADEFKKEYGVDLRNDKMAMQRLKDAAEKAKKELSTVMTTNINLPFITQTEDGPKHLDVDLSRAKFDEITSDLVERTMGPSKRALEDAGYSPSEIHEVILVGGSTRIPAVQEAVKKLIGKDPHKGINPDEVVAMGAAIQGGVMAGDVDDIVLLDVTPLSLGIETLGGVFTKLIDRNTTIPTEKSKVFSTAADNQPSVDIHVLQGERKMANANKTLGRFQLTDIPPAPRGVPQIEVTFKIDTNGIVHVSAKDKGTGNEQNITIKSSSGLSDEEIDDMVNQAKAHEEEDKKRLEEIETRNEADSLVYQTEKTLKDAGDKVDQEVKDKVEKAKDELKEAIESDDIDEIKAKKEALTEILTELSTQMYQQAQEAQQAQQGQEAGNEGADTDDDAVDVDFEEVDDEDKE